From Pseudomonadota bacterium, a single genomic window includes:
- a CDS encoding NADPH:quinone reductase produces PACLEAAMSHTGGRGFDLVIEMLANVNLARDLEVLAPGGRVVVVGSRGRVEIEPRQLMTRDASVVGMVLFNASPADLAEVHAGLFASLEARTLVPLIGRRFGLEQAAEAHRAVMRPGAMGKIVLVP; encoded by the coding sequence CCGGCCTGCCTCGAGGCTGCGATGTCGCACACCGGTGGCCGAGGGTTCGATCTCGTCATCGAGATGCTTGCCAACGTGAACCTCGCGCGCGACCTCGAGGTACTCGCGCCGGGAGGGCGTGTCGTGGTGGTGGGGAGCCGGGGGCGCGTCGAGATCGAACCGCGTCAGCTCATGACGCGTGACGCTTCGGTTGTGGGCATGGTGCTCTTCAACGCCAGCCCTGCGGATCTTGCCGAGGTGCACGCGGGGCTGTTCGCGTCGCTCGAGGCCCGCACGCTGGTGCCGCTCATCGGGCGTCGGTTCGGGCTCGAGCAGGCCGCGGAGGCGCACCGTGCCGTGATGCGTCCAGGCGCGATGGGCAAGATCGTTCTCGTGCCCTGA